In the genome of Phycisphaerae bacterium, one region contains:
- a CDS encoding IPT/TIG domain-containing protein, translating to MASDQSLTLAMPVGLHPTGEDPETFYAELESRIEAQTSTASVVSIWTDPNDRYSGIYAMIKAAVRYAPTGAPGLDGTTPVTTPTLICRTWVWDYLSLQSASGGRSVPTLVVAVYSNLDEAAVRIDITVEFAANPVYADLTSDERAAAVDEFMSGDSVVLVSAGTRLGRGAQDTAHASAYRKVELSLHDAESSLLAPAFQFSVFATLGGPLVDAHPLLKLLQGPLMPAVAPVEGGTRVSFRGSGLSDSSSITFGTVAGTDLHASTDGTLLYATVPEGEEGTVDVSVDGTVYPASFSYTQDVVTTAVAAIDSFRVRVQEITERAATLLGLGELDEETQSGLYQDLDNAGETTGQVIAGRWKQSGDAALDPAVSEHLESAQAELEALLASASSAIG from the coding sequence ATGGCAAGCGACCAATCCCTCACGCTGGCGATGCCCGTAGGACTTCATCCAACCGGCGAAGACCCGGAGACGTTCTACGCCGAGTTGGAATCCCGCATCGAAGCGCAGACCTCAACAGCGAGCGTCGTCTCCATCTGGACCGACCCCAACGATCGGTACTCCGGTATTTACGCCATGATCAAGGCCGCGGTCCGTTACGCACCTACCGGTGCGCCCGGCCTGGACGGAACCACTCCCGTCACAACTCCCACCCTCATCTGCCGGACCTGGGTATGGGACTACCTCTCGCTCCAGTCCGCGTCCGGCGGCAGAAGCGTTCCGACACTCGTGGTCGCCGTGTACTCAAACCTCGACGAAGCAGCCGTCCGCATCGACATCACTGTCGAGTTCGCGGCCAACCCGGTGTATGCCGACTTGACCAGCGACGAGCGAGCGGCCGCGGTCGACGAGTTCATGAGCGGCGACTCGGTTGTGCTCGTCAGCGCTGGAACCAGGCTGGGCCGGGGTGCGCAAGACACCGCGCACGCCTCCGCTTATCGCAAGGTGGAGCTATCGCTCCACGATGCAGAAAGTTCGCTTCTCGCGCCCGCGTTTCAGTTTTCCGTGTTCGCCACCCTCGGCGGCCCACTGGTGGACGCCCACCCCCTCTTGAAGTTGCTCCAAGGTCCGCTCATGCCAGCAGTTGCACCGGTAGAGGGCGGCACCCGCGTGAGCTTTCGCGGCTCAGGCCTTTCGGATTCGTCTTCGATCACGTTCGGAACAGTGGCAGGGACCGACCTACACGCCTCTACCGATGGCACTCTTTTATATGCGACAGTACCCGAGGGGGAAGAAGGGACGGTGGATGTCTCAGTTGACGGGACCGTGTATCCCGCCTCATTCTCCTATACACAGGACGTCGTCACGACTGCGGTCGCAGCCATCGACTCCTTCCGAGTTCGCGTGCAGGAAATCACCGAACGCGCTGCGACGCTCTTGGGTCTTGGCGAGCTTGATGAAGAGACACAGTCCGGCCTATATCAGGACTTAGACAATGCCGGTGAGACGACGGGTCAAGTGATAGCCGGTCGTTGGAAGCAGTCGGGTGACGCGGCATTAGACCCCGCTGTCAGTGAACATCTCGAATCGGCCCAAGCAGAGCTGGAAGCACTGCTCGCGAGCGCAAGCAGTGCGATTGGTTGA
- a CDS encoding caspase family protein: protein MAKKALCIGINDYPGIQNDLSGCVNDVQDWTKVLESRGFTVRQLLDRSATKSAMVAEIERLIGDGNPGDSLVFQYSGHGSWVPEQDGDEPDGRDEVLCPSDVGQNSVLTDDELYDLFATRKAGVNLVFLSDSCHSGSVSRAPRMVLRGDEKPTKSRFLDPRKFLPPKEAEKAMLISHGRVTSPRPHQGLLISGCQDLQTSADAWFEGRANGAFTYFAIKALKDLPANATYRQWHSTIRSFLPNASFEQEPNLFGTRSHKDRKVLE, encoded by the coding sequence ATGGCCAAGAAAGCCCTTTGTATCGGGATCAATGATTACCCCGGCATCCAGAACGACCTGTCGGGATGCGTCAACGATGTCCAAGATTGGACCAAGGTCCTGGAGTCCCGTGGTTTCACGGTCCGCCAGTTGCTCGATCGCAGCGCCACCAAGTCCGCCATGGTAGCGGAGATCGAGCGCCTCATCGGCGACGGCAATCCCGGAGATAGCCTCGTTTTCCAATACTCAGGACATGGTTCCTGGGTCCCCGAGCAGGATGGCGACGAGCCCGACGGCCGTGACGAGGTCCTATGTCCTTCCGACGTCGGCCAGAACTCCGTACTGACGGACGACGAGCTTTACGACCTCTTCGCTACCCGCAAGGCGGGTGTGAACTTGGTATTCCTGAGCGACTCCTGCCACTCGGGCAGTGTCTCGCGGGCCCCGAGGATGGTCCTACGGGGTGATGAGAAGCCCACGAAGTCCCGATTCCTCGATCCGCGAAAATTCCTTCCGCCGAAGGAGGCTGAAAAGGCCATGCTGATCTCCCACGGGCGGGTCACCAGTCCGCGGCCCCATCAAGGACTTTTGATTTCGGGGTGCCAGGACCTGCAAACCAGCGCCGATGCCTGGTTCGAGGGACGGGCGAATGGGGCGTTCACCTACTTCGCGATCAAGGCCCTGAAGGATCTGCCAGCGAACGCTACGTATCGCCAGTGGCATAGCACGATTCGCTCCTTCCTCCCCAACGCCAGTTTCGAGCAAGAGCCCAATCTGTTTGGCACTCGGTCGCACAAAGACCGGAAGGTTCTTGAATGA
- a CDS encoding C1 family peptidase, which translates to MESATPEARVNDRLVNAIPDTLDFRDKMYIPTLVEVPIRIDLEDYLAAKVPVLDQGREGACTGFGLSTVAHFLLRCRKVIPDATDVSPRMFYEMAKRHDEWPGESYDGSSARGAMKGWHKHGVCASELWPYYKPDGKTISPDRNLTAKRSRDALLRPLGAYFRVNHKDLVAMHSAIAEVNILYATAYVHVGWERVGGNGIIPRNPDVVGGHAFAIVAYDRLGFWIQNSWGPTWGRGGFGRIHYDDWLENGTDVWVARLGAPVEIDSYMAQAVVRWEAAEQSHAYAAECQRPHIISLGNDGRLREGGTYGTSQSDVERIITKDFIQITAKWDKRPKARDLLLYAHGGLTDEVSAVQRVAEYRSALLEQEVYPLAFIWKTDFWSTVTNILKDAIKRRRSEGILDASKDFMLDRLDDALEPVARVLGRQLWDQMKQNARDATETSQGGARLVAQLIGRLAKKIPLRLHLVGHSAGSILLAPLAQNLAAQGLVIKNCILWAPAITLEYFKKTYGKMLETNKIKALTVFNLSDCAEQNDNCAGVYHKSLLYLVSNAFEDRARIPFDSKSEGIPLLGMQKFVDKDADFQKLISSRKAELVLAPNNQSSGSPQASSAAHHGDFDDDEATLRGTLARITKAKRDVAKMEFHRSISSSRDQRRRLSGRF; encoded by the coding sequence ATGGAATCCGCAACGCCAGAGGCACGGGTCAATGACCGGCTGGTCAACGCGATTCCCGATACGTTGGACTTCCGGGACAAAATGTATATTCCCACGCTGGTGGAAGTTCCTATCCGCATCGACTTGGAGGATTACTTGGCTGCGAAAGTCCCTGTGCTGGACCAAGGCAGGGAAGGGGCCTGCACCGGCTTTGGCCTGTCGACCGTCGCCCATTTCTTGCTCCGCTGTCGAAAGGTCATCCCGGACGCCACTGACGTCAGTCCGCGAATGTTCTACGAGATGGCCAAACGACACGACGAGTGGCCCGGCGAAAGCTACGACGGCTCCAGCGCCCGAGGGGCCATGAAGGGCTGGCACAAGCATGGTGTCTGCGCGTCGGAACTCTGGCCGTACTACAAACCCGACGGCAAGACGATCTCCCCGGATCGGAATCTGACGGCCAAACGGAGCCGGGATGCGCTGCTCCGGCCCTTGGGTGCGTATTTTCGAGTGAACCACAAAGACCTCGTGGCGATGCACAGCGCCATCGCCGAGGTCAACATTCTCTACGCCACGGCCTATGTCCATGTGGGCTGGGAACGCGTAGGAGGAAACGGCATCATCCCTCGGAATCCCGACGTGGTCGGGGGTCATGCGTTTGCCATCGTGGCCTATGACCGACTGGGCTTTTGGATCCAGAACTCTTGGGGGCCGACCTGGGGGCGGGGAGGCTTCGGCCGGATCCATTACGACGATTGGCTGGAGAATGGCACAGACGTGTGGGTGGCCCGGTTGGGCGCGCCCGTTGAGATCGATTCGTACATGGCCCAGGCGGTCGTCCGTTGGGAGGCCGCTGAACAATCGCACGCCTACGCGGCCGAGTGTCAGCGCCCCCACATCATCAGCCTGGGCAACGATGGAAGGTTGCGCGAGGGCGGAACTTACGGCACTAGCCAAAGCGATGTGGAGCGGATCATCACCAAGGATTTCATCCAGATCACCGCAAAATGGGACAAAAGACCCAAGGCGCGCGACCTCTTGCTCTATGCCCATGGCGGGCTGACGGATGAGGTGTCGGCGGTGCAGCGCGTCGCGGAATATCGCTCCGCCCTGTTGGAACAAGAGGTCTACCCTCTCGCGTTCATCTGGAAGACGGATTTTTGGTCGACCGTCACGAATATCTTGAAGGATGCCATCAAGCGCCGGAGATCAGAGGGAATCCTCGATGCATCCAAGGACTTCATGCTCGATCGGCTGGATGATGCCTTGGAACCGGTGGCCAGAGTGCTGGGTAGACAACTCTGGGATCAGATGAAACAAAACGCTCGCGACGCCACGGAGACATCTCAAGGCGGCGCTCGACTGGTTGCGCAACTGATTGGCAGGCTGGCAAAGAAAATTCCCCTCCGCCTGCACCTCGTAGGGCATAGCGCCGGCAGCATTCTCCTCGCGCCGCTGGCCCAGAACTTGGCCGCTCAAGGGCTGGTCATCAAAAACTGCATCCTCTGGGCGCCGGCGATCACTCTCGAATATTTCAAAAAAACCTACGGCAAGATGTTGGAGACCAACAAGATAAAGGCGCTGACGGTATTTAATCTGAGCGACTGTGCAGAGCAAAACGACAACTGCGCCGGTGTGTACCACAAATCGCTGCTTTACTTGGTCTCGAACGCCTTTGAGGACCGGGCACGAATCCCTTTCGATTCGAAGAGCGAGGGGATTCCGCTCCTGGGGATGCAAAAATTCGTAGATAAGGACGCCGATTTCCAGAAGCTGATCAGCAGCAGAAAGGCGGAGTTAGTGTTGGCCCCGAACAACCAATCGTCGGGCTCCCCGCAGGCTTCGTCTGCCGCCCACCATGGCGACTTCGATGACGACGAGGCCACACTTCGAGGTACGTTGGCCCGGATTACCAAGGCTAAGCGAGACGTTGCCAAGATGGAATTCCATCGGTCAATCTCGTCGTCGCGAGACCAAAGACGTCGCTTAAGCGGTCGGTTCTAG
- a CDS encoding family 16 glycoside hydrolase: MTTQTFISLRQLASSWNDAILTAPDGDSFLDRVGISSYEVSESDDTTVVSLTIEFDGEIGFSVPGMDGMGAYLGQPDGSTSLEIEVELHGESGLDGFQVRLPAVSAVLRFASLLRPVRDEDGAWVVETDSNGAALPLDLGITAVSVSIDSDGDIDVSLPDIAPFVSLPPAMIGDTGVVIEADQIGLYFSSQAALPSGAPAGFKGLYLDSARVYLPSELKDLIADEVEFKDCYIGSGGFTGSVSFSGSKTATLFGFTFTLTSVELSFVQNAIVKGAISGKLTIPFFNKQVNVALSLSSDGGFAVTLADADSDSVVSLTLDGVGTLSITSLGLGVEDGEATLALSGTLSLTLADLDWPDVQIQNLRISSDGEVQIDGGWIDLQEPFSLDLYGFLMEITQIGFGNEDDGRRWFGCSGGVAFPKPLPMGASVEGLRVIWDPDDPDKAPEITLNGIGVELTIPNLLHLDGTVALYNEDEKNEFKGNVSLELLPLGVSLDASVIIGQETDDSGTFKYNRIFLGLDLPVGIPVFATGTAIYGMAGLYGCNIYPATHGDDWYQWYKSSGFKVIDAEWAGRDDALAIGAGLTIGTLFDGGYSVSAKGLLVFLLPGPVIMLEAKADILKGLPDLEGSAEGAFTALAVLDALAGYFQLNIDAQLELAKIIDIGASAEAYFSFTNASAWHLYIGQDQPEDRRIHADVLALFHAHAYLMLDASSVRSGFGVSLGDSWKFGPVKVTMEAWLEGAAEVSASPAHLYGSIDFGGEFAVKVAGFGLGLFAYTQFEGNTPTAYLISGKVAVGIDLPKPLKDREISIKLEWKKEDVPKLIDPFQSASLEHLKCTETWPLEVSTNVHEPSEVPVDVSWAPFVPLDAKPVIVFNRPVHFKDDLGTGGESEPNDQIVGDYSIQYELVSVELERCGKSLDGSWEAVDFDPGQTCWAAIDGGSGEVLPTRLYLGVRSPFAYARNSSRVVADSFLALHPSWPCVDSRTATEQCVDWGERELIGTSFGPLFERGVLTFYAPESVERDVIEHSEWTPSVGFALRVLNEPRLSTFSLYVAFPEPMSKVRLNLECIGKTTIIAYSGGVEIASVEMEDRRKAIYGSLPKIDLDKLPIVSDDELEIEAENIEWVEIKTLQSENRDNGYLLEYDSDLYALLLEERILVESICFTTQSEADAVAWNSSRIERLIASGESWGSEDQVFDPETRYRLKIITSATLEKEGTEQEPEVFTHYAYFQTGGPPGILPIGHAIADPPTGFPDAGFLTDLQLYTKRRIPEDGAVAVYSAYDLGMEPKENYVEQMYGADLVIQLRDRNDQPVTDGAGEELELENQWGESPTAAVTTTDTQYYAALEDCELVETADLLRPQMISASASALFYEDFEGTDDSWVVVDEGSEESSSWIVSDGEARQEGLMNDGTYGEKSPEKLGTLFVAGDSAWTDFAMEVEMESAQSAIGIVFRYSENDAGDPSYYRLSVDVDSGYRRLVRMTGGVATVLWENTFFSSTAGSFIPFGLTSFPFDWLSSSNRDAYPSGDKFTLCVRCEGDRIRGQLDGEYLFDVEDTDAEALGSGKIALYTWRNAGAHFYSVLVRDWPDNLLGSQELYAARLMGSHVLFNSDLVESSWPANYWESIDIGDRALVGEGQPWKDYQVHVTLNALTDHGAGVLVRYSDSDNYCRLLIEDDLDWSLVVRSGGTDKTVASGFLEPSTSSCHVVITCEGGALLVELGEETVFDDSPDGMAASGSAGLLGSRDSVAFSEFQVLSAPRQSVLEWKFTTSRYRGFSEHCDSFSGTVYELEAAGMTESGLSELFDTDLPSLRSEISTLRDAVEAERASLAAASDTDQAAKIDSTLSALEALHNFAWETYVDLLSRFLGEDTYRALPESIEIHAVHSAGVWIGLLIESPEPFVWSRIDWEMRQISKDSFAVIEDPLVVWSEDQTRALIIPEDPADLPEGEYELRLTFHLDRGPEAAVLRRGSSTLPEVACLTFTLKSLTD; encoded by the coding sequence ATGACCACTCAAACCTTCATCTCGCTCCGCCAGCTCGCCTCCTCCTGGAACGACGCCATCCTCACCGCCCCCGATGGCGATTCCTTTCTCGACCGCGTCGGCATCTCCTCCTACGAGGTCTCGGAGTCAGACGACACCACCGTTGTCTCCCTCACCATCGAGTTCGACGGCGAGATCGGCTTCTCAGTTCCCGGCATGGACGGGATGGGCGCTTATCTGGGACAACCCGACGGCTCGACGTCGCTCGAAATCGAAGTCGAGCTTCACGGCGAGAGTGGTTTGGACGGGTTCCAAGTGCGTCTTCCGGCCGTGAGTGCCGTCCTGCGGTTTGCTTCGCTCCTGAGGCCGGTCCGCGATGAAGACGGCGCCTGGGTTGTGGAAACCGATTCAAATGGAGCAGCGCTCCCACTTGATCTCGGAATCACTGCTGTCAGTGTATCCATCGACAGTGACGGCGACATCGACGTCTCGCTGCCTGACATTGCCCCGTTTGTCTCACTGCCCCCCGCCATGATCGGCGACACCGGAGTCGTGATCGAGGCAGACCAGATCGGCCTCTATTTTAGCTCCCAAGCCGCACTTCCCTCCGGCGCTCCGGCCGGCTTCAAAGGCCTCTACCTCGACTCCGCCCGCGTTTACCTCCCCTCCGAACTCAAGGACCTCATCGCCGACGAAGTCGAGTTCAAGGACTGCTACATCGGCTCCGGCGGCTTCACCGGCAGCGTTTCCTTCTCCGGGTCCAAGACCGCCACCCTCTTCGGTTTCACCTTCACCCTGACTTCGGTAGAACTCTCCTTCGTCCAGAACGCCATCGTCAAGGGCGCCATCTCCGGCAAGCTCACCATCCCCTTCTTCAACAAGCAAGTCAATGTCGCCCTCAGCCTCTCATCCGACGGCGGATTCGCAGTCACGCTCGCCGACGCAGACAGCGACAGCGTGGTCTCTCTGACGCTCGACGGCGTCGGCACGCTCAGCATCACCAGCCTGGGCCTCGGGGTCGAAGACGGAGAGGCCACCCTAGCTCTCTCCGGCACCCTCTCCCTCACCCTCGCCGATCTCGATTGGCCCGACGTCCAGATCCAAAACCTCCGCATCTCCTCCGACGGCGAGGTCCAGATCGACGGCGGCTGGATCGACCTGCAGGAACCGTTCTCATTGGACCTCTACGGCTTCCTCATGGAGATCACGCAGATCGGCTTCGGCAACGAGGATGACGGGCGGCGGTGGTTTGGCTGCTCAGGCGGGGTGGCCTTCCCCAAACCGCTCCCGATGGGCGCCTCCGTTGAAGGCCTGCGCGTCATCTGGGATCCGGACGACCCGGACAAAGCTCCCGAGATCACACTCAATGGCATCGGCGTTGAGCTGACGATTCCGAATCTGCTTCACCTCGACGGGACCGTGGCGCTCTACAACGAGGACGAAAAGAATGAGTTTAAAGGCAACGTTTCCCTGGAACTTTTGCCGCTCGGGGTGAGCCTCGACGCGTCCGTCATCATCGGACAGGAGACCGACGATTCGGGGACGTTCAAGTATAATAGAATCTTCCTCGGCCTCGATCTACCGGTCGGGATTCCGGTGTTTGCCACCGGGACAGCCATCTACGGGATGGCGGGTCTTTATGGATGTAACATCTATCCCGCCACCCACGGAGACGATTGGTACCAATGGTACAAGTCGTCGGGCTTCAAAGTTATTGATGCAGAGTGGGCCGGCCGGGACGACGCGCTGGCGATCGGCGCGGGCCTGACCATCGGCACGCTCTTCGACGGCGGCTATTCGGTCTCCGCGAAAGGACTTCTCGTTTTCCTTTTGCCTGGCCCCGTCATCATGCTCGAGGCCAAGGCGGACATCCTCAAAGGGCTCCCGGACCTCGAGGGAAGTGCCGAAGGAGCGTTCACTGCACTGGCCGTCCTGGACGCCCTCGCCGGGTATTTCCAGCTCAACATCGACGCCCAGCTCGAACTGGCGAAGATCATCGACATCGGGGCATCCGCCGAGGCGTACTTCAGTTTCACCAACGCCTCCGCCTGGCACCTATACATCGGCCAAGACCAGCCTGAGGACCGGCGGATTCATGCCGACGTCCTCGCCCTTTTCCACGCGCATGCCTACTTGATGCTCGACGCATCGAGTGTGCGGTCCGGCTTCGGTGTCAGCTTAGGAGATAGTTGGAAGTTTGGGCCCGTGAAGGTCACGATGGAGGCCTGGCTGGAAGGCGCCGCCGAGGTCAGCGCGAGCCCGGCCCATCTTTACGGCTCAATCGACTTCGGAGGCGAATTCGCGGTCAAAGTGGCGGGTTTCGGCCTGGGTCTCTTCGCCTACACCCAGTTTGAGGGCAACACGCCGACGGCCTACCTGATCAGTGGAAAAGTCGCGGTCGGAATCGATCTACCGAAACCACTGAAGGATCGCGAAATCTCGATCAAACTTGAGTGGAAGAAAGAGGACGTCCCGAAACTTATCGATCCGTTCCAGTCCGCAAGTCTCGAGCATCTCAAGTGCACGGAAACCTGGCCGCTGGAAGTCTCGACAAATGTCCATGAGCCGAGCGAGGTTCCTGTGGATGTTAGTTGGGCGCCATTCGTCCCATTAGATGCGAAACCTGTCATCGTGTTCAACCGGCCGGTCCACTTCAAGGACGATCTGGGAACCGGCGGGGAATCCGAGCCGAACGATCAGATCGTGGGTGATTACTCGATTCAATACGAACTGGTTTCGGTGGAACTGGAACGATGCGGCAAAAGCCTGGACGGGAGCTGGGAAGCTGTTGACTTCGATCCAGGGCAGACCTGTTGGGCGGCCATCGACGGCGGAAGCGGAGAGGTCCTCCCCACCCGCCTCTACCTTGGGGTCCGATCGCCCTTTGCGTATGCGCGGAACAGTTCCAGGGTTGTCGCGGATAGCTTCCTCGCCCTGCACCCCTCGTGGCCATGCGTGGACTCACGTACCGCAACCGAGCAATGCGTGGATTGGGGAGAAAGAGAGTTGATTGGCACGTCTTTCGGCCCGCTCTTTGAGAGGGGCGTTTTGACGTTTTATGCCCCCGAAAGCGTCGAACGGGATGTCATCGAGCATTCCGAATGGACGCCGTCCGTCGGGTTCGCCCTCCGCGTGCTCAACGAGCCACGGTTATCCACGTTCTCTCTCTATGTTGCCTTTCCTGAACCCATGTCAAAGGTGCGCCTCAATTTGGAATGCATCGGCAAGACCACGATCATCGCCTATTCCGGCGGAGTCGAGATTGCATCCGTGGAGATGGAGGACCGCCGGAAGGCTATCTACGGTTCACTGCCCAAAATAGACCTCGACAAACTCCCGATCGTCTCGGATGACGAGCTCGAAATAGAGGCGGAGAACATCGAATGGGTTGAAATCAAGACCCTCCAGTCTGAGAACCGCGATAACGGCTACCTGCTCGAATACGATTCTGATCTGTACGCTCTTCTGCTGGAGGAGAGGATTCTCGTCGAATCGATCTGTTTCACCACACAAAGTGAGGCCGATGCCGTCGCCTGGAACTCAAGTCGAATCGAAAGGTTGATCGCAAGTGGCGAATCCTGGGGAAGCGAGGATCAGGTGTTTGATCCAGAGACGCGCTATCGCCTCAAGATCATCACTTCCGCAACCCTGGAGAAGGAAGGCACAGAGCAGGAACCAGAAGTGTTTACTCACTACGCATACTTCCAGACCGGTGGTCCCCCCGGAATCCTGCCCATTGGGCATGCCATCGCCGATCCTCCCACCGGTTTCCCAGACGCTGGCTTCCTAACCGACCTCCAGCTCTACACGAAGCGCCGCATCCCCGAGGATGGGGCCGTTGCCGTCTACTCCGCATACGACCTCGGAATGGAGCCTAAAGAGAACTACGTCGAGCAGATGTATGGCGCCGACCTCGTAATTCAATTGCGGGACCGCAACGACCAACCGGTCACCGACGGAGCCGGCGAGGAGCTCGAACTCGAGAATCAATGGGGTGAGTCGCCTACGGCAGCAGTGACGACAACCGATACCCAGTACTACGCAGCACTCGAGGACTGTGAGCTTGTGGAAACTGCCGATCTTCTGCGGCCGCAGATGATCTCCGCATCCGCCTCGGCGCTCTTCTACGAGGATTTCGAGGGAACGGACGATTCCTGGGTGGTAGTGGATGAGGGTAGCGAGGAATCCTCGTCCTGGATCGTTTCGGACGGCGAGGCCCGCCAGGAGGGCCTCATGAACGATGGCACATACGGAGAAAAATCTCCTGAGAAACTGGGCACCCTCTTCGTGGCGGGGGATTCCGCTTGGACTGACTTCGCCATGGAAGTCGAGATGGAGTCCGCCCAGAGCGCCATCGGCATCGTTTTTCGGTATTCCGAGAACGATGCCGGAGACCCCAGTTACTACCGACTGAGCGTAGATGTTGACAGTGGGTACCGTCGACTGGTGCGTATGACCGGCGGCGTCGCTACGGTACTCTGGGAGAATACGTTTTTCAGTTCAACGGCTGGCTCTTTCATACCATTTGGTCTTACATCCTTTCCTTTCGACTGGTTGTCCTCAAGCAACCGGGATGCCTATCCATCTGGTGACAAATTCACCTTATGCGTGCGATGCGAGGGAGACCGAATTCGTGGTCAGCTCGATGGGGAGTATCTGTTCGACGTGGAGGACACGGATGCAGAGGCACTCGGCTCCGGGAAAATTGCGCTGTACACCTGGAGAAACGCTGGCGCTCACTTCTACTCCGTGCTGGTGCGAGACTGGCCGGACAATCTCCTGGGAAGCCAGGAACTCTATGCAGCGCGCCTCATGGGCAGTCATGTCCTATTCAATTCCGACCTAGTTGAGAGCTCCTGGCCAGCGAATTACTGGGAGTCGATTGATATCGGCGATCGGGCACTTGTCGGCGAAGGCCAGCCCTGGAAGGATTATCAAGTCCACGTCACTCTCAATGCACTGACTGACCACGGTGCGGGGGTGTTGGTTCGATACAGCGACTCGGATAACTATTGCCGCCTGCTCATCGAAGACGACCTCGATTGGTCGCTAGTCGTTCGCTCTGGAGGAACCGACAAGACTGTGGCGTCCGGCTTCCTGGAGCCCTCCACGTCGAGCTGCCACGTCGTGATAACATGTGAAGGGGGCGCACTTCTCGTCGAGCTGGGTGAGGAGACGGTGTTCGATGACTCACCGGACGGAATGGCGGCGAGCGGATCAGCGGGGCTCCTCGGTAGTCGCGACAGCGTGGCTTTTTCGGAATTCCAAGTCCTCTCAGCTCCTAGACAGTCGGTCCTCGAATGGAAGTTTACAACCTCGCGATACCGCGGGTTTTCCGAACATTGCGACAGCTTCAGTGGGACGGTTTACGAGTTGGAAGCCGCTGGCATGACCGAATCCGGCCTCTCGGAGCTATTCGACACAGACCTCCCCTCTCTGCGCTCTGAAATATCCACTTTGCGAGATGCTGTGGAGGCGGAGCGCGCCTCGCTGGCCGCCGCCTCCGACACAGACCAGGCTGCAAAAATTGATTCGACTCTCTCCGCACTGGAGGCTCTCCACAACTTTGCATGGGAAACTTATGTCGACCTGCTTTCGCGGTTTCTGGGAGAAGATACGTATCGAGCTCTTCCAGAGTCCATTGAGATTCATGCTGTCCACTCCGCGGGAGTGTGGATCGGCCTCCTGATCGAAAGCCCGGAACCGTTCGTCTGGTCGCGTATCGATTGGGAGATGCGTCAAATCAGTAAGGATTCGTTTGCAGTGATCGAAGATCCTCTCGTCGTTTGGAGTGAAGACCAGACTCGCGCCTTAATCATACCGGAGGATCCGGCCGACCTGCCGGAGGGAGAGTATGAATTACGTTTGACCTTTCACTTGGACCGTGGTCCAGAGGCCGCGGTTTTGAGGCGGGGCAGCAGCACTCTCCCCGAGGTCGCATGTCTAACCTTCACTTTGAAGTCCCTAACTGATTAG